From the Synergistetes bacterium HGW-Synergistetes-1 genome, the window CGGGGATCCCGGCGATATTTTCCGGCGGAGAAGAAGATATAGAAAGTATTTTTTTTGATACCGCATTTAAAAAGGGTACACCGGCACAGGTCCTCCGAAGGCTGTGCAGCTACGGGACCGTACAGGTCTCTTTCAAAGGTACGGATTTTTATGTTGAATCAGAGTGTCTGTGCGCCGATTACCACACCCCCCTGATCGGGACCCACCAGACAGAGAATGCCGCTCTCGCACTTGCAGGCGCGTGTGCACTTAAATCCTCTTTAAAGTCAAGATTTGAAAATATAACCTTCCCTGCCCTTTATAACGGAGTCATTTCAGTAAAATGGCCTGGAAGATTCGAAATAATAAAAAAGGAGAGTCCGCTTCTGATCGTTGACGGAGCTCATAACCCTCACGCACTCATAAGGCTTGCTGAAAATACAGGGATCATATACGGCAGCGAAGTTTTCAACCTGGTGGTCGCGATGATGAAGGACAAGGACATCTCAGAAAGCCTTGATATAATAAAAAAAATGGGAACGACCCTCTACTGCACACAGGTACCCGGCATGGACCGAAGCCTGTCTGCGAAAGACCTTTTGGTGATGGCTGAGAAAAAAGACATCACTTGTGCAGGTAAGTGGGAAGACCCGATATTGGCCGTTGAAAAGAGCTTGGATACGGGAAGGGACACTATCTGCTGCGGGAGCCTCTTTCTTAGCGGCTTCGTTAAGGAGCATTTTGATGACTAACAGAGGATTTGAATGCAGGGATGAAAAGCGACAGAAGGAACTCAGGCTGATAATGCCGGAGGAACTGCAGTCTCAATTTTTCGCTACTATCTACTGCAGGGGAGAACTAATGGACGGCACTGAAGGGGATCCTGAAAAAATATGGGCGGCTCTGTCCTCTAATTTTAATAATGTTCAGTTGGTTGCACCATACCAGGTACACGGGACTACCATAATTCCTTCATCTTCATCTTTTGCCCTGCCTCTCAGACCGGAAGCCGATGGAGTACTGATAGATACTTCATCAAATTCGATGGCAAGTCTCAGGTTCGCTGACTGCTGTCCTGTAGTCATTGCTGCCTACTCTCCGGAACCGTGGATGCTCCTTCTTCATTCCGGATTTATCGGTACAGCAAAGAACATCGTCGGCAGATCACTGGCCGGGCTTTCCGAAAACAAGCCCGGATGGAAGAGTGAAAGTATCCGGGCCTGGATAGGACCATGCATATGCAAAGACTGTTACTCAAGAAAAATGGAAGATCCGTCCACACAAAATGCATTGACAGCCTTTTCTCCGGATAATTACTGTAAAAAAAACGGGGTAGTCTATTTTGACATTAAGGGCGAAATAAAAAGGCAGTTGATGCAATGCGGTCTGCCTTATGATAATATCTATGGGGCCGAAGGCTGTACATGCTGTAACAACGACTTTTATTATTCCTATCGTGCCGGTGATGAAAGAACAAGAATATTTCTTCTTGGTGGGAATACCACAAAACAGGCGTGATAGGTGAGAATTATTAAAGTTGCAGGAATCAATTACTCTCTACGTGAGGTGAACATGGGATGGACAACATAAAGGTCGGAGTTATCGGCGTTGGACATTTGGGCATGCATCATGCCAGAGTATATACAGAAATTCTTGGAGCCCAGCTTGTAGGGATAGTTGACATAAACGAAGAAAGGGCCCATTCAGTAGCTGACCCGCTCGGAGTTATTTCATACAGCAGCATAGAAACATTTATCAAACAGACCCATCCTGACGCTCTCAGCATAGTTGTTCCTACCAGCCACCACTTCGAAGTAGCAAAGATCGCGATGGAAAACGGTATACATGTTCTCATTGAAAAACCTGTCACTTCAAGCGTTAATGAGGCAGAAAAGCTGCTTAACCTGGCGGTAAAAAAGGACCTTATACTACAGGTGGGGCACATCGAAAGATTCAACAGCGCGGTTCAGCATGTCAGGGAATTCATTAACGACCCCTATTTCATCCAGACCCACAGGATGGGGCCGTTCTCACCAAGGATCAGCGATGTTGGTGTTGTGCTTGACCTTATGATACACGACGTTGATATCATTCTCTCCCTGATCAATTCTGAACTTGTCTCCATATCTGCTATCGGAAGATGCATCAGGACGGAACATGAGGATATCGCCTCGGCACAGCTTACTTTTGCAAACGGAGCCATGGCTCACATACTAGTCAGCCGCGTATCGGAAAAGAGGGTACGCCAGATGGAGATAACAGAGGCAGAGAGGTACATCACTGTAAATTATGAATCACAGGATATTTCTGTACAGCGCTGCGTGAGGCAGAGCGGCGGAAATCTTGTTGAGGTCATGGAACACCCTGTTTTCCCGAAAACAGAACCGCTCAAGATGGAACTGCAGCATTTCGTATCATGTGTCAGGGAAGGGCGCCAGCCCATGGTAGGCATCAAAGACGGCAAAAGGGCGCTCGAAGTATGTGTTGCGGTACTCAGGCAGATACATGAAGAAAAATCTGAAGCCGGCGCGCTGCTTTCAGCAATATAGACAAATAACAAATGACATTCCGGCCGATAAGAGTTATTATCTAGAGAGGAGATAATCCTCTCTTTTTTTTTGAGGAATTATCGCTGATTGAAAGGATGTATCTGATTTGATGGATTTTATCAAAAATATTCCACCTGTAAACCTCCAGGCACTGGTGGCTCTTGCTCTTTTTGGAGCATCCCTCCTTGTGGCCCGAATGGTCGTAAATATCCAGTCGGGGAAGTGGCCGGGAGGCCCTATGTTTGTATTGTACCTCAGGGTACTTCTGGGATTTCTTTTTGCAGGATCAATAGGCCTTGGTTTTTACTGTTTTGCAGGAATAAACATTCTTTTTAAATAAGCTCTGTAAAACGTAAGTTAAGTTTTTTATAAACAGTTAGGAGAGTTGATTTATGGAAAAGTTTCTGAATAACGCGTTCAAAGGGGACCCAAGATCCATTGGCCGCCTAATAAGTCTTGTTGAGGCTGATACCCCTTCCGCAAAGGAAATAATGAAACAGATATATCCCCGGACAGGAAAAGCCAAGGTAATTGGCATTACAGGAAGTCCCGGCGCAGGCAAAAGCACTTTTGTAGACAGGCTGATTGAACAGTTCAAGGCTGACAACATGAAAGTGGGAGTAATAGCGATAGATCCGTCAAGCCCTTTTACAGGGGGGGCCATCCTCGGAGACAGGCTGCGTATGCAGAGCCATGCGCTTGACGAGGGTGTATTCATCAGAAGCATGGGATCCAGAGGACACCTTGGCGGAGTAAGCAGGTCAACACATGAGGCTGCCCTTATCCTAGATGCATGCGGCTTTGACGTCGTCCTTATCGAAACAGTAGGAGTGGGACAGTCCGAGGTCGACATAATCAAAATAGCTGATACTGTAGTTCTTGTCCTTGTGCCCGGCATGGGTGACGATGTCCAGATTATGAAGGCCGGGATCATGGAGATAGCAGATACATTTGTCGTTAACAAGGCGGATAAGGAAGGGGCAGACAAGGTCGCTGCAGATGTTCAGGTAATGCTCAAGATGCTGAAGGAAAAGGAATGGGTACCCCCGGTAACACTAGTGTCATCACAGAACAATACGGGAGTGGAAGAAGTTAAAAATACGCTTAACGACCACTGGAACTATCTCCACACTTCCAGCGAAGGCAAAAAAAGACGCTTTAT encodes:
- a CDS encoding methylmalonyl Co-A mutase-associated GTPase MeaB, with translation MEKFLNNAFKGDPRSIGRLISLVEADTPSAKEIMKQIYPRTGKAKVIGITGSPGAGKSTFVDRLIEQFKADNMKVGVIAIDPSSPFTGGAILGDRLRMQSHALDEGVFIRSMGSRGHLGGVSRSTHEAALILDACGFDVVLIETVGVGQSEVDIIKIADTVVLVLVPGMGDDVQIMKAGIMEIADTFVVNKADKEGADKVAADVQVMLKMLKEKEWVPPVTLVSSQNNTGVEEVKNTLNDHWNYLHTSSEGKKRRFIQLEMEVEAILRGEISLMTEKIWKKRKDTGILEDLASRKADPYTLAGELISQIVK
- a CDS encoding UDP-N-acetyl-D-glucosamine dehydrogenase is translated as MDNIKVGVIGVGHLGMHHARVYTEILGAQLVGIVDINEERAHSVADPLGVISYSSIETFIKQTHPDALSIVVPTSHHFEVAKIAMENGIHVLIEKPVTSSVNEAEKLLNLAVKKDLILQVGHIERFNSAVQHVREFINDPYFIQTHRMGPFSPRISDVGVVLDLMIHDVDIILSLINSELVSISAIGRCIRTEHEDIASAQLTFANGAMAHILVSRVSEKRVRQMEITEAERYITVNYESQDISVQRCVRQSGGNLVEVMEHPVFPKTEPLKMELQHFVSCVREGRQPMVGIKDGKRALEVCVAVLRQIHEEKSEAGALLSAI
- a CDS encoding flagellar biosynthesis protein FliR is translated as MDFIKNIPPVNLQALVALALFGASLLVARMVVNIQSGKWPGGPMFVLYLRVLLGFLFAGSIGLGFYCFAGINILFK